In Mytilus galloprovincialis chromosome 1, xbMytGall1.hap1.1, whole genome shotgun sequence, the following are encoded in one genomic region:
- the LOC143059988 gene encoding 2-iminobutanoate/2-iminopropanoate deaminase-like produces MAGIVRKIIKTVKAPAAIGPYSQAVLVENTMYLSGQIGMDPSTGNLVSGGVVPETEQAQV; encoded by the exons ATGGCAGGAATTGTAAGAAAGATAATAAAGACAGTAAAGGCTCCAGCTGCTATTGGACCATACAG tCAGGCTGTGCTGGTTGAAAATACTATGTACCTCTCTGGGCAAATAGGAATGGATCCTTCTACTGGTAACCTTGTATCCGGTGGTGTCGTGCCAGAGACAGAACAG